From Methanobacterium congolense, one genomic window encodes:
- a CDS encoding class I SAM-dependent methyltransferase, giving the protein MNDTKTSHKAEIYDSQIRSTIPYYDSIHHETINLVKSMVDDPQLWLDTGCGTGTLAEKASEEFPNTRFLLADPSQGMLDEARSKLSSNSKINFLGNLTSEEIDFPQKLDVITAIQSHHYMDKDGRVKSVKNCYNLLKHHGIYVTFENTRPFTKAGVEFAKNYWRNFQLAQGKNSEDVEAHLARFDVEYFPLTVEEHRSLLEDTGFRIVELLWFSYMQAGFYCVK; this is encoded by the coding sequence ATGAATGACACCAAAACCTCCCACAAGGCAGAGATTTACGACAGCCAGATAAGAAGCACCATACCCTACTACGATTCAATACACCATGAAACGATAAATTTAGTGAAGTCCATGGTGGATGATCCTCAGTTATGGCTTGATACTGGCTGTGGAACAGGAACGCTGGCTGAAAAGGCTTCAGAGGAATTTCCAAACACCAGGTTCTTACTTGCAGATCCATCACAGGGTATGCTTGATGAAGCAAGGAGCAAGTTATCTTCCAATTCCAAAATAAACTTTTTAGGAAATTTGACCAGTGAAGAGATTGATTTTCCTCAGAAACTGGATGTCATAACTGCCATCCAGTCTCACCATTACATGGATAAGGATGGTAGAGTAAAGTCTGTGAAGAATTGTTACAATCTTTTGAAGCATCATGGAATTTATGTTACCTTCGAAAACACCCGACCATTCACTAAAGCAGGTGTGGAATTTGCTAAAAATTACTGGAGGAACTTCCAGCTCGCTCAGGGTAAGAATTCAGAAGATGTTGAAGCACACTTGGCAAGATTCGATGTTGAGTACTTCCCCTTAACAGTTGAAGAACACAGATCACTCCTTGAAGATACGGGTTTCAGGATTGTTGAACTTCTGTGGTTCTCTTACATGCAGGCAGGATTTTACTGTGTTAAATAA
- a CDS encoding TIGR04076 family protein, which yields MTVLKRILNEDLAREYCPGEIIPCPCFEEGQEFLVDGLEKPADFCEWAWNDILRFVTALSTGGNFSQDIFQGWMKDDNVMIASCTDGLRPVVFKIERIK from the coding sequence ATCACTGTTTTAAAGAGGATTTTGAATGAAGATCTGGCGAGGGAGTACTGTCCCGGTGAGATTATTCCATGCCCCTGCTTTGAAGAAGGCCAGGAGTTCCTTGTTGATGGCCTTGAAAAACCTGCAGATTTCTGTGAATGGGCATGGAACGATATTTTAAGGTTTGTAACAGCTCTTTCAACCGGTGGAAATTTTTCCCAGGATATATTCCAGGGATGGATGAAGGATGATAACGTTATGATAGCTTCATGCACGGATGGTTTAAGGCCTGTTGTATTTAAGATTGAGAGAATAAAATAA
- a CDS encoding GyrI-like domain-containing protein, which translates to MKIEFKEVPKKQVAYIFHKGSFESIPEIMGEVVGWVMSKNLQVAGPPFGVYYTSPQDVSPDEMEFEVGMPFEGEAEGKGNVRVKNVAAHHVLSVMYKGPYSEVGNVYAAVMEYAVKNQYEPAGAPMEIYLNSPQEVPEEELLTEIQFPVVKR; encoded by the coding sequence ATGAAAATCGAGTTTAAGGAAGTTCCCAAGAAACAGGTAGCTTATATATTCCACAAAGGTTCTTTTGAGAGCATTCCTGAGATAATGGGTGAAGTTGTTGGTTGGGTAATGAGTAAGAATCTTCAGGTAGCCGGTCCACCCTTTGGAGTTTACTACACAAGTCCTCAGGATGTTTCTCCAGATGAAATGGAATTTGAAGTTGGCATGCCATTTGAAGGGGAGGCAGAAGGTAAGGGAAATGTCAGGGTGAAGAATGTTGCAGCGCACCATGTCCTTTCAGTGATGTATAAGGGGCCTTACAGTGAAGTGGGTAATGTTTACGCTGCGGTGATGGAGTATGCAGTGAAAAACCAGTACGAACCTGCAGGTGCGCCCATGGAGATATACCTCAACAGTCCACAGGAGGTACCTGAGGAAGAACTTCTAACGGAGATTCAATTCCCTGTTGTTAAAAGATGA
- the pscS gene encoding O-phospho-L-seryl-tRNA:Cys-tRNA synthase, which yields MECQDYGLTRNTERENLNLNPLQRGGVLPIEARKALYEFSDGYSVCDYCGGRLDEIAKPHIHGFLDDLAGFINTDHARTTHGAREGKFAVMHALCKPGDTIVVDGNAHYTTHVAAERCGLKMVEVPNEGEPEYKITPEGYREVLDDLSDRGEDVSLVLLTHVDGNYGNLTDARSIGKIAHDAGVPLLLNCAYSMGRLPIDAKAMNADFVVGSGHKSMAASGPIGVLGVSDEWADLVLRKSGRHAVKELEMLGCTSRGAPIATLMASLPHVAERVQQWDEEVEKTRGFVAKMEKIEGVTQVGVKPTEHDLVRFETPIFDKIAEKHPRRGFFLYEELKKRNIVGIKRGQTKWFKCSVYGFSQGQVDYIGDSFAEIVAEYEKLL from the coding sequence ATGGAATGTCAGGATTATGGGCTTACAAGAAATACAGAGAGAGAAAATTTGAATCTGAACCCTCTTCAGAGGGGCGGTGTTCTACCAATTGAGGCCAGGAAGGCCCTTTATGAATTTTCAGATGGTTACAGTGTCTGTGACTACTGTGGAGGCCGTCTTGATGAAATAGCCAAGCCCCATATACATGGATTTCTGGACGACCTTGCAGGTTTTATAAATACTGATCATGCCAGAACAACCCATGGAGCCCGGGAGGGAAAATTTGCAGTTATGCATGCACTCTGCAAACCTGGAGACACAATAGTGGTCGATGGAAACGCCCATTACACCACACACGTTGCAGCAGAGCGCTGCGGACTTAAAATGGTGGAGGTTCCAAACGAAGGAGAACCAGAATATAAGATCACACCAGAGGGATACAGAGAAGTTTTGGACGATCTTTCAGATCGAGGCGAGGATGTTAGCCTTGTTCTCCTAACCCATGTTGATGGTAACTACGGTAACTTAACTGATGCGCGTTCTATTGGGAAGATAGCTCATGATGCAGGTGTTCCACTGCTTCTGAACTGTGCGTATTCCATGGGCAGGCTTCCCATTGATGCCAAAGCAATGAATGCAGATTTCGTTGTGGGAAGTGGGCATAAGAGCATGGCTGCATCTGGACCCATTGGTGTGCTTGGAGTTAGTGATGAATGGGCAGATCTTGTGCTTAGAAAGTCCGGAAGGCATGCTGTGAAAGAACTGGAAATGCTGGGCTGCACCAGCCGTGGAGCACCCATCGCAACATTAATGGCCTCACTTCCACACGTTGCAGAACGTGTGCAGCAATGGGATGAAGAAGTGGAGAAGACTAGGGGTTTCGTTGCAAAGATGGAAAAAATTGAGGGTGTTACCCAGGTTGGTGTTAAACCAACGGAACATGACCTCGTACGTTTCGAAACACCGATCTTCGATAAAATAGCTGAAAAACATCCACGCAGGGGCTTTTTCCTCTACGAAGAACTTAAAAAACGCAACATCGTGGGTATAAAACGTGGGCAGACCAAATGGTTCAAATGCAGTGTTTACGGCTTCAGCCAGGGGCAGGTTGATTATATTGGAGATTCATTTGCTGAAATTGTTGCGGAGTATGAAAAACTTCTGTGA
- a CDS encoding PHP domain-containing protein produces MKYDFHTHSKYSADGQGEPELMVKKAIEQGLSGIAVTDHNTIRGGVEAKKYETSDFEVIVGSEIMTDRGEVIGLFLSEEVKYRSFMDVVDEIKNQNGFVIVPHPFDTIRGKSVFPKEEDVRFIDNMEVFNSRCVLTNYNKKAEDFAGKNAVNIIAGSDAHFLREIGSGGVVTESEDIYEAVAKGDFKVFGRRSTPVNMGLSEILRFWKMLRE; encoded by the coding sequence ATGAAGTACGACTTCCACACCCACTCAAAGTACTCTGCAGATGGACAAGGAGAACCTGAACTCATGGTCAAAAAAGCCATTGAACAAGGGCTTTCAGGAATTGCAGTAACCGACCACAACACCATAAGAGGTGGCGTTGAAGCCAAAAAGTATGAAACCTCTGATTTTGAAGTGATAGTTGGATCCGAAATAATGACGGATCGTGGCGAAGTAATTGGACTATTTCTATCTGAAGAAGTTAAATACAGAAGTTTCATGGACGTTGTGGATGAAATAAAGAATCAAAATGGTTTTGTGATTGTTCCACATCCCTTCGATACCATCAGGGGAAAATCCGTCTTTCCAAAGGAAGAGGATGTGCGTTTCATTGACAACATGGAAGTATTCAATTCCAGATGTGTTTTAACAAATTACAACAAAAAAGCAGAAGATTTTGCAGGAAAAAATGCTGTTAACATCATTGCTGGAAGTGATGCACATTTTTTAAGGGAGATCGGCTCCGGAGGAGTTGTAACTGAATCTGAAGACATCTACGAAGCCGTTGCAAAGGGTGACTTCAAAGTTTTCGGCAGAAGATCCACTCCAGTGAACATGGGATTATCTGAGATTTTGCGGTTTTGGAAGATGCTGAGAGAATGA
- a CDS encoding phosphorylating glyceraldehyde-3-phosphate dehydrogenase has product MKSVGINGYGTIGKRVADAVAAQEDMKIVGVTKRTPDFESKMAVQKGYPLYISVPEREELFEEVGIKVTGTVDDLYDEVDIMVDCTPEGIGAKNKEIYKKQGLKGIFQGGEKHDQIGQSFNSFANFKDAIGADYVRVVSCNTTGLCRTLTPIRDLCGIKKVRAVMVRRGADPGQVKKGPINSIVPNPPTVPSHHGPDVQTVLHGLNITTMALLVPTTLMHQHNLMVELENPVDVEDIIETLEKTPRVTLVEAGKGLGSTAEIMEYARDLGRPRSDLFEIAVWKESLNVVDGELYYMQAVHQESDVVPENVDAIRAMLELEDDPAKSIEKTNKAMGIVG; this is encoded by the coding sequence ATGAAATCTGTTGGAATAAATGGATACGGTACCATAGGTAAGAGAGTTGCAGATGCAGTTGCTGCCCAGGAGGATATGAAGATCGTGGGGGTTACAAAGAGAACCCCTGACTTTGAATCAAAAATGGCGGTTCAAAAGGGATATCCACTTTACATAAGTGTTCCTGAAAGGGAAGAACTCTTTGAAGAAGTAGGGATAAAGGTTACAGGTACAGTTGATGATCTCTACGATGAAGTGGACATCATGGTTGACTGCACTCCAGAGGGTATTGGTGCAAAGAACAAGGAGATTTACAAGAAACAAGGCCTAAAAGGAATATTCCAGGGTGGTGAAAAGCACGACCAGATAGGTCAGTCCTTCAACTCCTTTGCAAACTTCAAAGATGCAATTGGAGCAGATTATGTGCGTGTGGTTTCATGTAACACCACAGGACTCTGCAGAACCCTGACACCAATAAGGGATCTTTGCGGGATAAAAAAGGTCAGAGCTGTGATGGTGAGGCGTGGAGCAGATCCAGGACAAGTTAAGAAGGGCCCAATCAACTCAATAGTCCCTAACCCACCAACGGTGCCTTCACATCACGGTCCAGATGTCCAAACTGTCCTACATGGACTCAACATAACAACCATGGCATTACTCGTTCCAACAACACTCATGCACCAGCACAACCTCATGGTTGAACTTGAAAACCCTGTGGATGTGGAAGATATAATTGAAACCCTTGAAAAAACTCCTAGGGTTACCCTTGTAGAGGCAGGTAAAGGTTTAGGTTCAACTGCAGAGATAATGGAGTATGCAAGGGATCTTGGAAGACCAAGAAGTGACCTATTCGAAATAGCTGTGTGGAAGGAGTCCCTCAATGTTGTTGATGGAGAGCTCTACTACATGCAGGCTGTGCACCAGGAATCCGATGTTGTACCAGAAAACGTGGACGCAATAAGGGCCATGCTGGAACTTGAAGATGACCCTGCAAAGTCCATAGAAAAAACCAATAAAGCAATGGGTATTGTTGGATAA
- a CDS encoding transglutaminase-like domain-containing protein → MLLIMGMAVFSAGSICAENPQSTVKTSLSSGNGQGTWIVALSALSAYLKATTNCQATNSKVVATSKSIVKNANATTSYTKAVAIFNWVRDKIGYSSYSNTRYGALRMLSVKKGNCVDTTHLLIALERASGIPARYVHGKCRFSSGTSGHVWAEVYVNGKWYKADAVSSRNSFGTMNNCKILSIYSKSAALKF, encoded by the coding sequence ATGCTGCTAATTATGGGCATGGCAGTTTTCAGCGCAGGAAGTATATGTGCTGAAAACCCACAAAGCACAGTAAAAACCAGTTTAAGTTCAGGAAACGGACAGGGTACATGGATTGTGGCATTATCAGCATTATCAGCATATTTAAAGGCCACTACAAATTGTCAAGCAACTAATTCTAAAGTTGTGGCCACATCAAAGTCGATTGTGAAAAATGCTAATGCAACTACCAGTTATACTAAAGCAGTTGCAATATTCAACTGGGTTAGGGATAAAATAGGTTATTCTTCCTATTCCAACACCCGGTACGGTGCTTTGAGGATGTTGAGTGTTAAAAAAGGAAATTGTGTTGACACGACCCATTTATTAATAGCCCTTGAGAGAGCTTCAGGTATTCCAGCACGATACGTACATGGAAAATGTAGATTTTCAAGTGGAACCAGTGGTCATGTTTGGGCAGAGGTCTATGTCAATGGTAAGTGGTATAAAGCAGATGCAGTGAGTTCTAGAAATAGTTTTGGAACTATGAACAATTGTAAAATATTAAGTATATACAGTAAATCTGCAGCACTAAAATTTTAA
- a CDS encoding DNA topoisomerase IV subunit A: MNRRDLALGKLRGLGNSIIDDVENNMVPSIKVPSRGTSNIVYDEAKRYYVLGDRYGKRSLGNVKQIKKVAQMVSMGNFCKGLVNTEKTATIREMYYVSEGWDVDFSNQDESNLIVEDLEVTMGISREDLGLMPEEDGASVYGDLTLKDDDVEINAIKSGKSGYSISPTIDEIEFLDHGVERVIAVETMGMFHRMVQEKAYKKFNCLIVGLKGQAARATRRFIKRTHDELGLPVYICNDGDPWGFHIAMVIMSGSAKLAHVNHELATPDAKFLGVTASDIINYDLPTDNLKDIDVLRLKELSKDPRYRDEFWQNEIKKMLKIGKKAEQQSFSKYGLEYVVEKYLPEKLDAM; this comes from the coding sequence ATGAATAGACGAGATTTAGCCCTGGGTAAACTCAGAGGCCTGGGAAATTCAATAATAGATGACGTTGAGAATAACATGGTTCCTTCAATAAAGGTTCCATCAAGGGGTACATCCAACATAGTTTACGATGAGGCAAAGCGTTACTACGTTCTGGGTGACAGGTACGGAAAACGATCCCTTGGAAACGTGAAGCAGATCAAGAAGGTTGCTCAGATGGTCAGTATGGGTAACTTCTGCAAAGGACTTGTCAATACAGAGAAAACAGCAACTATAAGGGAAATGTACTACGTTTCAGAGGGATGGGATGTTGACTTTTCAAATCAGGACGAATCCAACCTCATAGTTGAGGACCTTGAGGTCACAATGGGAATAAGTCGTGAAGACCTTGGACTCATGCCAGAGGAAGATGGAGCATCTGTTTACGGTGACCTGACCCTTAAAGATGATGATGTGGAAATAAATGCCATAAAATCGGGTAAATCCGGTTACAGTATCTCCCCTACAATAGATGAGATTGAATTCCTTGATCATGGTGTTGAGAGGGTTATAGCTGTTGAGACCATGGGTATGTTCCACAGGATGGTTCAGGAGAAGGCCTACAAAAAATTCAACTGCCTCATTGTGGGGCTCAAGGGACAGGCTGCACGTGCAACCAGAAGGTTCATTAAAAGAACCCACGACGAGCTTGGTTTACCTGTTTATATCTGTAACGACGGAGACCCATGGGGATTCCATATCGCCATGGTTATAATGTCTGGAAGTGCAAAGCTCGCCCACGTGAACCACGAGCTTGCAACACCAGATGCCAAGTTCCTGGGAGTTACAGCATCCGATATCATAAACTACGACCTTCCAACGGACAATCTTAAAGACATCGATGTTTTGCGTCTCAAAGAGCTCTCAAAGGACCCAAGGTACCGGGATGAGTTCTGGCAGAACGAGATCAAGAAGATGCTCAAGATCGGGAAAAAAGCAGAGCAGCAGTCCTTCTCCAAGTACGGATTGGAGTACGTTGTTGAGAAGTATCTGCCTGAAAAACTCGATGCAATGTAA
- the top6B gene encoding DNA topoisomerase VI subunit B: MEREASELFEEFKELTASEFFRRNKQMLGFSGKIRSLTIVFHELITNSFDAAEEAGILPEISIDLKRVDKDHYILKHRDNGPGIPEDYLTRVYCTMFAGSKFRNIQSRGQQGLGCSGCVLLSQMTTGKPAKVISGYRDGNQIKGVEMTFKMDVKQNKGLILERKEVDLDSTGVSIELQFKDVSYSLSEQGAYEYIRRTMIANPHAKITFRDPTGHKYIFDRSSSEIPPLPKEVLPHPKGVTADDLIFMAKHTDKRRFRSLLTSSLSRMSNKRVTEIEEATGIDLNKRPKDMKWEEAERIVDLFGQMDFMAPPTAGLIPIGKEQIEKGIREILNPEFVAVTTRKPKTYKGGVSFIVEAGIAYGGSSGRVVGEQKKAEIMRFANRVPLTFDQGSCAITEALKSIDWKRYGIRDMENAPITVFVNIISTNVPYLSTGKQSVAPEAEILHEIRQATMKIARSLQKYINAKKAAKEEEMRSKVFEAYVPVVLKEAAILAERDVPEYGDVLAKVTRKPKILGDVNNE; encoded by the coding sequence TTGGAACGAGAAGCATCAGAACTTTTTGAAGAGTTTAAAGAACTCACTGCATCTGAATTTTTCAGAAGAAACAAACAGATGCTGGGATTTTCCGGTAAGATACGATCCCTCACCATAGTTTTCCACGAGCTGATAACGAACAGCTTCGACGCTGCTGAAGAGGCAGGCATATTACCGGAGATATCCATAGACCTCAAAAGAGTCGATAAAGACCATTACATATTGAAACACAGAGACAACGGCCCTGGAATTCCTGAGGACTACTTAACCCGTGTGTACTGTACCATGTTCGCAGGTTCCAAATTCAGAAACATTCAATCCAGAGGTCAGCAGGGTCTAGGGTGCAGTGGATGTGTCCTTCTATCCCAGATGACAACTGGAAAACCTGCAAAGGTAATATCAGGTTACAGGGATGGAAATCAAATCAAGGGCGTTGAGATGACATTCAAAATGGATGTCAAACAAAATAAAGGACTCATACTCGAGAGAAAAGAGGTTGATCTTGATTCTACAGGTGTTTCAATAGAACTTCAGTTCAAGGATGTTTCCTACTCCCTCAGTGAACAGGGTGCATACGAGTACATACGAAGGACCATGATCGCAAACCCCCACGCAAAGATAACCTTCAGGGATCCAACAGGACACAAGTACATCTTCGACAGAAGTTCCAGTGAGATACCACCACTTCCTAAGGAGGTTCTACCTCATCCTAAAGGTGTTACGGCAGACGATCTGATATTCATGGCCAAACACACCGATAAACGCAGGTTCAGGAGCCTTCTTACAAGTTCACTCTCAAGGATGTCCAACAAGAGGGTGACTGAAATTGAGGAAGCAACTGGAATAGATCTCAACAAACGTCCAAAGGACATGAAGTGGGAAGAGGCAGAAAGGATAGTTGATCTCTTTGGTCAGATGGACTTCATGGCCCCTCCAACTGCTGGTTTAATTCCTATAGGTAAAGAACAGATTGAAAAAGGTATAAGGGAAATTCTAAACCCGGAATTTGTTGCTGTTACAACCAGAAAGCCCAAAACCTATAAGGGTGGTGTTTCATTCATAGTTGAAGCGGGTATCGCCTACGGTGGAAGTTCTGGAAGGGTTGTTGGAGAACAGAAAAAGGCTGAGATCATGCGTTTTGCAAACAGGGTCCCATTAACCTTTGACCAGGGAAGCTGTGCAATAACAGAGGCACTTAAAAGTATTGACTGGAAGAGGTACGGTATAAGGGACATGGAAAATGCTCCAATAACTGTTTTCGTCAACATAATCTCAACCAACGTCCCATACCTTTCAACTGGTAAGCAGAGTGTTGCACCTGAAGCTGAAATTCTCCATGAGATAAGACAGGCCACCATGAAGATAGCAAGAAGTCTTCAGAAGTACATAAATGCTAAAAAGGCTGCAAAAGAGGAAGAAATGCGTTCAAAGGTCTTTGAAGCCTATGTACCAGTAGTACTTAAGGAAGCTGCAATCCTTGCAGAGAGGGATGTTCCAGAATACGGTGATGTTTTGGCAAAGGTCACAAGAAAACCAAAGATTTTAGGTGATGTCAACAATGAATAG
- a CDS encoding KH domain-containing protein, whose product MPNTEYLKIPRERVGAVIGKQGITKEEIENATKTSIEIDSETGSVSISPREDAEDPLAVWKARYIVKAVGRGFNPEIALKLTDDEVLLEIINLPDYVGKSKKAILRQKGRIIGKDGRTRDIITDMTGVDISIYGKTVAIIGDMEHIHLAKEAVEMILDGSRHKSVYAFLEKKSREMKIREFHKMAKDENKLL is encoded by the coding sequence ATGCCTAACACTGAATACCTCAAGATCCCCCGCGAACGTGTTGGGGCGGTCATTGGAAAACAGGGCATTACAAAGGAAGAAATTGAGAATGCAACTAAAACATCAATAGAAATTGACAGTGAAACTGGAAGTGTATCCATATCTCCACGGGAAGATGCCGAAGATCCTTTGGCTGTTTGGAAAGCTAGGTACATAGTCAAAGCTGTGGGTAGGGGATTCAACCCTGAAATTGCACTCAAACTCACAGATGATGAAGTGCTTCTGGAAATAATAAACCTTCCAGACTACGTTGGAAAATCAAAAAAAGCCATATTAAGACAAAAAGGCAGAATAATAGGTAAAGATGGACGTACAAGGGACATCATAACAGATATGACTGGTGTTGATATTTCAATCTACGGTAAAACAGTTGCAATAATAGGAGATATGGAACATATCCACCTTGCAAAGGAAGCTGTTGAGATGATACTCGATGGTTCAAGACATAAAAGTGTCTACGCATTCCTTGAAAAGAAAAGCCGTGAAATGAAGATAAGAGAATTTCACAAAATGGCAAAGGACGAAAATAAGTTACTTTAA
- a CDS encoding serine protein kinase RIO yields MSSKVSKADDNLRKMLSEKRLKSVEDRRVGSEVFDKITLETLYKLAKMGYINVLNGAISTGKEANVFKGIDDDGNFVAVKIYRVTTSDFKKMQQYIQGDPRFNVKSSNKRQLINAWVTKELRNLTRAYEAGVNVPKPLVAKNNVLVMEFIGDAEGNPALPMRLSKVSNPKKVSEKIIEYVKILYNDAKIVHGDLSGFNILIKDDEPYIIDISQGMIVDHPISHELLNRDIDNLIRDFKKLGINITKEELKSKIMDLKS; encoded by the coding sequence ATGAGCTCAAAAGTGTCAAAAGCAGATGATAACTTAAGAAAGATGTTATCAGAAAAAAGATTGAAAAGCGTTGAAGACAGAAGAGTTGGAAGTGAGGTTTTTGATAAGATAACCCTCGAAACACTCTACAAACTTGCCAAGATGGGATATATAAACGTCCTGAACGGAGCCATAAGCACAGGAAAAGAAGCAAATGTATTCAAAGGCATTGATGATGACGGAAACTTTGTTGCAGTTAAAATTTACAGAGTAACAACCTCAGATTTTAAAAAAATGCAACAGTACATTCAGGGCGACCCCAGATTCAATGTTAAAAGTAGCAATAAACGTCAGCTCATTAACGCATGGGTTACCAAAGAATTAAGGAACCTCACAAGGGCCTACGAAGCCGGGGTAAATGTTCCCAAACCTTTGGTCGCTAAAAACAATGTTCTGGTAATGGAATTTATAGGCGATGCAGAAGGAAACCCTGCACTGCCCATGAGATTATCAAAAGTTTCAAATCCTAAAAAAGTTTCAGAAAAAATAATTGAATACGTTAAAATTCTTTATAATGACGCTAAAATAGTTCACGGAGATTTGTCTGGCTTTAATATCTTGATAAAAGATGATGAACCCTACATCATTGACATATCCCAAGGTATGATTGTTGATCATCCAATATCCCATGAGCTCCTGAATAGAGATATTGACAATTTAATACGAGATTTTAAGAAACTAGGCATTAATATAACGAAAGAAGAGCTTAAAAGTAAGATTATGGATTTAAAATCATAG
- the eif1A gene encoding translation initiation factor eIF-1A produces the protein MNKGHNQGPQEVRRVRSPRRGEIPGVVEQILGHGKLRVRCSDGKTRLSRIPGKMKKRIWIREGDVVLIKPWEFQSDEKADVIWRYTRTEANWLERKGYLKL, from the coding sequence TTGAACAAAGGACATAATCAAGGACCTCAAGAAGTTAGGAGAGTACGTTCACCCAGAAGGGGAGAAATACCAGGAGTAGTTGAACAGATATTAGGACATGGAAAACTCAGGGTTAGATGTTCCGACGGTAAAACCCGACTTTCAAGAATTCCCGGTAAAATGAAGAAGAGGATATGGATAAGGGAAGGGGATGTTGTTCTCATAAAACCATGGGAATTTCAGAGCGATGAAAAAGCTGACGTCATATGGAGATACACCCGAACCGAAGCCAACTGGCTTGAACGTAAGGGATACTTAAAATTATAA
- a CDS encoding molybdopterin-binding protein, whose amino-acid sequence MEKPVNMILELVVTMGTEFLNIMDPEDVEKIISDLPFRAKIEKISLEKAHKRVVAEDVYATINLPPFSRASMDGYAVKSENTFKASEDKPISLKLLEAVGAGDVPVKRIENGTCTEVSTGAPIPEGADGVVMVESTEKTDVTTDEDVTNEILIYESIAMGQNIASEGSDVKKGELLLKKGTSLTPDKIGVLSAIGQVEVPVYAKPKVAVISTGNEVVVPGQDLDYGKIYDINSRTISDAVKTCGCMPIHSEIVKDDYNTLKNKINEFEDVDIIITSGGTSAGAGDVLRTVMDEIGEVLVHGIAVKPGKPTLICLIPGKTKKKILFGLPGYPVAALMVFYIFVAPFLRKAACLKVDSNVPKFNLKLSRRYRPARGRSHNVLVKIEGDTAVPILKDSGAIASLAQADGFIKVPKNIEILEKGSMVEVLPFETS is encoded by the coding sequence ATGGAAAAACCAGTTAATATGATATTGGAGTTAGTGGTGACAATGGGAACGGAATTTCTAAACATAATGGATCCTGAAGATGTGGAAAAAATAATTTCAGATTTACCCTTCCGGGCAAAAATTGAAAAAATTTCCCTTGAAAAAGCTCACAAAAGGGTTGTTGCAGAGGATGTGTATGCAACTATCAATCTGCCCCCATTCAGCAGAGCTTCCATGGATGGTTACGCTGTAAAATCAGAAAATACCTTCAAAGCATCAGAAGATAAACCTATTTCACTAAAACTTCTGGAAGCTGTTGGTGCAGGGGATGTTCCTGTAAAAAGGATAGAAAATGGAACGTGCACAGAGGTTTCAACAGGAGCACCAATACCTGAAGGTGCAGATGGGGTTGTGATGGTTGAATCAACCGAAAAAACAGATGTAACTACTGATGAAGATGTGACAAATGAAATACTCATTTATGAAAGTATAGCCATGGGTCAGAACATAGCTTCAGAGGGGTCAGATGTGAAAAAAGGTGAACTCCTTCTGAAGAAGGGTACCTCTTTGACTCCAGATAAGATTGGAGTTTTAAGTGCCATTGGACAGGTTGAAGTTCCAGTTTATGCAAAACCGAAGGTAGCAGTTATATCCACTGGAAATGAAGTGGTGGTTCCAGGTCAGGATCTTGATTACGGTAAAATTTATGATATAAACTCCAGAACAATTTCTGATGCAGTTAAAACATGTGGATGCATGCCAATACATTCGGAAATAGTTAAAGATGATTATAATACCTTAAAAAATAAGATAAATGAATTTGAGGATGTAGATATTATAATAACATCTGGAGGAACGTCTGCAGGTGCAGGGGATGTTTTGAGGACGGTTATGGATGAAATTGGTGAGGTCCTCGTGCACGGTATAGCTGTAAAACCTGGAAAACCAACGTTAATATGCTTAATACCTGGAAAAACGAAAAAAAAGATTTTATTTGGACTTCCAGGTTATCCTGTGGCTGCGTTAATGGTCTTTTACATCTTCGTTGCACCATTTTTAAGGAAAGCCGCATGTTTGAAGGTTGATTCCAATGTTCCAAAGTTCAATCTCAAATTATCACGACGATATCGGCCAGCTCGTGGAAGAAGCCACAACGTTCTTGTGAAGATCGAGGGGGACACTGCAGTTCCAATACTCAAGGATTCTGGTGCAATAGCTTCCCTTGCACAGGCTGATGGCTTCATAAAAGTACCTAAAAACATTGAAATCCTTGAAAAGGGAAGTATGGTGGAAGTACTTCCATTTGAAACCAGTTAA